The Flavobacterium commune genome contains the following window.
TGTCATTTTGCAAATCACCAGACAATTCGCCTATGTAACGCAAAACGTGATTTGGTTGTTGCTCGTTCTTTATCTTATCATAAATTGGGTCGAACTCTTTTAATTTTGTCAAGAAATCAGCAGCATTTCCTTCACGTAAATGTTCCGGAATTAGATTCTGAATTGCAATTTCTTCAAATTCATTTTGCAAATCCAATTCTCTCGCTAAAATCAACAATTTTCTACCTACGTCGTTTCCACATAAATCCTCTCTTGGATCCGGTTCAGTATATCCGTTATCAATCGCTTCTTTCAAAATATCACTAAACGGAACATCTTTTGCCGAAAAATTATTAAATAAATAACTCAATGTTCCTGAGAAAACCCCTTTAATCTTAGTGATATTTTCACCCGAAAGATGCAATAATTTTATTGTATCAATTAATGGTAAACCTGCACCAACATTGGTTTCATACAAATAACTCTTTTGATTTTCAGCCAATACACTACGCAATTGTTTGTAAAAACCATAACTCAAAGTATTGGCTACTTTATTCGAAGAAATTAAATCAAAACCATTTTCAACCAAAGGAATATAATTTTCAACAAATGTTGCACTAGCCGTATTATCCACCGCAATTAAATTCTCTAAATGATGCTCATTGGCGTAAGCAATAATATCATCAATAGTATAAGAGAATCCGTTAGTTTGAATTTCGTTAATCCAATTTGGCGTTACTCCGTCTTTATTCAGTAAAACACTTTTAGAATTTGCAATGGCAAAAACATTCAATTTGATGTCTTTTCTTTTCTCAATAGCAACCGCCGATTCTAAAATTTGATTAATCAAAGTTCCTCCTACTAATCCATGACCAAAAACGGCAATGTTGATTTTTTTAGAAACTCCAAAAATCTCCCCATGAATAACATTTAATGCTTTATTCAGTTCTGATTTCTTAACTACCAAACTCACATTTTTCCCAGTAACCGTATTATTGAAAAGAATAGGAACAATTTTGTTTTTAATTAAAGCCGTGTAAGGCTTATAAAAAGTACTTAAATCTTGTCCAATAATCGAAATTACCGAAACATCATCGGTTACCGAAATTTTATTAACGTCTTTAGAATAGAAATCATTTTCGAATTCTTTTTCTAATTCAATCATTGCTTTTGTAGCCTGAGATTCCGCAACTACTAATCCGATTCCTCTTTCAGAAGAACCCTGCGAAATAATACTCACACTAATATTATTATCACCCATTACTTTAAAAATACGGGCATCAACTCCTGTTTTCCCTAGTAAACCTCTACCTTCAAGATTAACTAAAGCTACATCTTCTAAAACCGAAAGTGTTTTAATTCCTGCATTTTTAGAAGTTGCCGTAATTAAAGTTCCTTCGTTTTCATGATTGAAAGTATTCAATATTCGCAATGGAATATTTTTCTCTAACAAAGGAATTATCGTTTTGGCGTGCAAAATAGTTGCTCCAAAATTAGCCAACTCATTCGCCTCATTAAAAGTCAAATGGTCTATTTTTTTAGCATCAGAAACCAAATCCGGATTAGCAGTGTAAATACCATCGACGTGAGTATAATTCTGAAGTTCTTTAGCATTCAAATAATTAGCCAATAAAGAAGCTGTATAATTACTTCCGTTACGACCTAAAGTAGTAGTAACATTATTATTGTTAGAACCAATAAAACCAGTTACAACATTAACTACTGAACCTGCATTTTCTTTAAAATACTGAATTACATTTTTCTTCGAAATTTGTTCCAGCGGTTGCGCATCTCCAAATTTAGAATCCGTTTTTAGGAAAATTCTAGAATCAGCAAATCGGGCGTTGATTCCTTTTTCGATTAAAATTGCCGTTAATAATTTAGCCGAAAGCAACTCTCCAATCGAAAGAATTTGATCTTTAATTTTAGAACTATAATCTCCTATCAGGCTTACTCCTTCGAATAATTTATCTAAAACAGCAAATTCCTCAGACAAATCTACTGTTGCATATTCATCTTGCTGGTATTTCTTAAACTCTTCAAGTAAGGTTTTATAATCGGCATTTTTAGATGCAACTGTTAATATTTCTTCTAACTCATCGGTAGCATTCCCACGTGCCGAAACAACGATGGCTATTTCTTCTCCTTGATTTACTTTATCTGTAATAATAGAAACAACTTTATTGATTCCTTCACCGTTCGATAAAGATTTACCTCCAAATTTTAATATTTTCATGTAATTCTATTTTGTGTTGCTACTAAAAAACAGGAGCAAGCAAGTTGTTTAATTGTTCATATTCTATCAGGAATGCATCATGTCCGTGAATGGATTCTATTTCGTTATAAGAAACATTGACATTATACTTTTTTAATTCCTGGTAGGTTTCTTTATTCTCTCTTGCGGTAAAAAACAAATCTGAATTTATACCTATGATATGAATTGTAGCTTCTATTTTAGAGGCAAATTCTTCAAAAGAATCGCTATTTCTGGTTACATCAATCGTTTTAAGCAATTGATTCATCATTTTATAAGAAGCCAGCTGAAAGCGTTTTTGTAATTTCTTACCATGATGCAACAACCAACTCTCAATATTAAATATAGCTAATTCTTCATTAATGGTTCTGTCAAATTTCATCTTGAAAGATTCCGGAGTTCTATAACACAACATGGCGTGAATCCTGGCATCTTCAATTGGATTAGACGAATTTTTCAAAATTTGCTCTTGCAAAAAGCAATTTGCAATCAACCAATCAGTCGATTTCCAATCGGTTGCAATAGGAATTAAATGCAAGGCCAACTTAGGCTCTAAGGCAATCATCTCCCAGGCAATTCCGCCACCTACAGAGCCTCCAATAATGGCGTACAATTGCTGAATTTTAAGTTGCTTAACTCCTTCGATAAAAAGCTTTGCAACATCTCTGGCATTAAAATCCAAATAATTTTCTACAATAGTACCATCAAATCCATTTCCGGGAACATTAAAAGCTAAAATGCTGTATTTATTGGTATCAATAGTTTTATTTTCTCCAATTAAATCATTCCACCATCCCGCTGAACCAATAACCTGAGAATTTCCGGTCAAGGCGTGATTGACTAAAACAACAGGTGCTGTATTCAATTCAGGACCAAAAGACTGGTAACTTAAATTTAAAACAGGGTATAATACACCACTCTCGGTAGTGAAATTTTGAATTATAATGTGATTGGGTTTATTTTCCAATTTCAAATCTTTAAATAGGATTGATTATGGAAACATTAAAAAGAAAGCTCAAATAAACCAGAAGATTTTCATTGTTATCTTTTCCGCCATGGCGGATAGAATGTAGCACCTTCTTCGACAATCGAAGGGTTGCTAAGGCATCATCGGGTCTAATCCCTCGTCCTTTCTTTATAACATTTCAATATGCTTACGAACTTTAAAGTGGCAAAGTAACCACTATTTTTTCAAACAAACAAATTTTGCTGATTATAGATTCAAACCAGCATTAACATAACAAACAAACGCAAGTCATCACTGAACACAAAATCCAGAAATCACCTGCGTTTGAAACCTATATTTACAAAACTATACTTAGATGAACAGTGTTTCATTTTCTTTAGAATACATCATAAACGTTAATGAATTGGCGACTTTCTTTTGGTCTTTAAAATTTGGATCCAAATTAATCCCAAATCTGGCATTTGTCAATTCTACTCTATTTTCTTTTTTCTCAATGTTAGTACTCCTTATATTCCTTATAAGTTCTAACGCCCTTGTAATCATTCTTTTTGTGCTCATGATGTTTTAATTTAATTAATTTAACTTTATTGTTTGTTGTTATTTTGTTTTACTTTTTTCTATAAAAAAAACCCTTTTGGAGTATTTACCAAAAGGGTTTATATTATTATAAACGATACTTTTGGAAATCAACAGACCAGTAACTTTGCGCAAGACATAGAGACTGTTGTAAACTGTTTATTTTTCTTAATATTAATAGTAATCATTGTAATTCTTATTGTAATTGAATCTTATTTTAATTATTTGTTTTCTAACAAAAAAGCCTCCTGATTTCTCGGGAGGCTTTTGCTATATTTTTAATCTTATTTTGAATAAAAAAATTAAGCTATCGCACTCCCGCCGATTTCCTTCGCTTTAACCATCGATTTTTTACAAATAATAAAATTCATTTCTTGTTTTTATTTAGAGTCACAAATATACAAATTAATATTTATGACTCATTATTATTTTGAAAAAAATTCCGCCAATTACATTAATTAACAATTAATTATGTTTTTTAACATCATTTTTTGACTCAGACTAAAAAAACAAATCAAAAAAGAGCCTTTTCTCCAAGATAATTTAAAAAATTAACTCCATTCCGCCCTTCTGATTTGATATGCCAAAGATACAACCGAAATCCAAATCCAATGTTAACTCTACTTTAAATTAAAGTCATTATAATATTTCCAAAAAACACCTACTCCATTAAACAGACCATTTGATTTTTTAATTGACTAATTTCAAACCAACTCAAGTTAGTCAAATCCCCCTGTTTTTTAATTAAAAAATTAGTCCATAATTAATTTACAATTCAAAAATGGTTTCATACCTTTGCGGCTCAAAATACAAGAGGAAAAATTTGAACTGATTGCAACCTCTTCATAATGACACAAAGCCATTATGAATACTGAAAAATTTCAGTAGAAAAAAATGCTAAAGCAGAAACCCTCCTTTAGTCCTTTTTGCAATTATTTTTCCTCGCTTAATTTTAAATAAATTATATATTATGGCCTATTTATTTACGTCAGAATCTGTGAGCGAAGGACATCCAGACAAAATTGCAGATCAAATTTCAGATGCATTAATTGATAATTTCCTGGCATTTGATGCTGACTCAAAAG
Protein-coding sequences here:
- the thrA gene encoding bifunctional aspartate kinase/homoserine dehydrogenase I is translated as MKILKFGGKSLSNGEGINKVVSIITDKVNQGEEIAIVVSARGNATDELEEILTVASKNADYKTLLEEFKKYQQDEYATVDLSEEFAVLDKLFEGVSLIGDYSSKIKDQILSIGELLSAKLLTAILIEKGINARFADSRIFLKTDSKFGDAQPLEQISKKNVIQYFKENAGSVVNVVTGFIGSNNNNVTTTLGRNGSNYTASLLANYLNAKELQNYTHVDGIYTANPDLVSDAKKIDHLTFNEANELANFGATILHAKTIIPLLEKNIPLRILNTFNHENEGTLITATSKNAGIKTLSVLEDVALVNLEGRGLLGKTGVDARIFKVMGDNNISVSIISQGSSERGIGLVVAESQATKAMIELEKEFENDFYSKDVNKISVTDDVSVISIIGQDLSTFYKPYTALIKNKIVPILFNNTVTGKNVSLVVKKSELNKALNVIHGEIFGVSKKINIAVFGHGLVGGTLINQILESAVAIEKRKDIKLNVFAIANSKSVLLNKDGVTPNWINEIQTNGFSYTIDDIIAYANEHHLENLIAVDNTASATFVENYIPLVENGFDLISSNKVANTLSYGFYKQLRSVLAENQKSYLYETNVGAGLPLIDTIKLLHLSGENITKIKGVFSGTLSYLFNNFSAKDVPFSDILKEAIDNGYTEPDPREDLCGNDVGRKLLILARELDLQNEFEEIAIQNLIPEHLREGNAADFLTKLKEFDPIYDKIKNEQQPNHVLRYIGELSGDLQNDKGILEVKLVSVPSDTALGGLKGSDSFFEIYTESYGDRPIVIQGAGAGSAVTARGVFGDILRLSDKG
- a CDS encoding alpha/beta fold hydrolase, with amino-acid sequence MENKPNHIIIQNFTTESGVLYPVLNLSYQSFGPELNTAPVVLVNHALTGNSQVIGSAGWWNDLIGENKTIDTNKYSILAFNVPGNGFDGTIVENYLDFNARDVAKLFIEGVKQLKIQQLYAIIGGSVGGGIAWEMIALEPKLALHLIPIATDWKSTDWLIANCFLQEQILKNSSNPIEDARIHAMLCYRTPESFKMKFDRTINEELAIFNIESWLLHHGKKLQKRFQLASYKMMNQLLKTIDVTRNSDSFEEFASKIEATIHIIGINSDLFFTARENKETYQELKKYNVNVSYNEIESIHGHDAFLIEYEQLNNLLAPVF